In Canis lupus familiaris isolate Mischka breed German Shepherd chromosome 5, alternate assembly UU_Cfam_GSD_1.0, whole genome shotgun sequence, a genomic segment contains:
- the LOC608913 gene encoding zinc finger protein 883-like isoform X1, with product MAALFQTAKSQVFQGLSFKDVAVNFTEEEWRELDPAQRDLYRDVMLENYRNLISLGFPFSKPDIISQLEQVVNPWMQKAELLRSSCIYLETRKSNPKEVFSEKESYQGISMERSTGADARTSGLKEAQGSTEIKENAQDRLWKEATVICQKRTSIANSTPKCIESGRHVSLKSDIVIQSRHHKEERPYMSDAQGKSFKQNSKLIRHQKDSTYEKALQCNECGKLFSDRSIYAQHCRAHNGEKNLECNQYEKTFGYGIHHPEHQKTNIGEKSYEDRKGYKWNSQLTTKHHQSVHGGKEYNVHERALIQNAPFIQHQRTQHGEKPYECSECRKTFGNYSALIVHQRIHTGEKPYECKECGKAFNHNVSLSQHQRIHTGEKPHECNECGKAFIQITHFIQHQRIHTGEKPYECNECGKAFSHNSSRIEHQFIHTGEKPYECSECGKAFSHNSSLIVHQFIHTGEKPYECSECGKVFSQSSHLYQHQRTHTGEKPYTCNNCGKAFSDRSALIRHQRTHTGEKPYKCRECGKAFSQSSTLIKHTKIHTGEKPYTCKDCGKAFSQSSSLTQHQKIHTGEKPFDCHQCGKAFSRSAHLTQHQRIHTGEKPCECNECGRAFRCSSALIRHQRLHGGESL from the exons ATGGCTGCTCTTTTCCAGACAGCGAAGTCCCAG GTATTTCAGGGCTTGTCATTCAAGGATGTGGCTGTGAACTTCACTGAGGAAGAATGGAGAGAACTGGACCCTGCTCAGAGAGACTTGTACAGGGATGTAATGCTGGAGAACTATAGGAACCTGATCTCCTTGG GCTTTCCATTTTCTAAACCTGATATCATCTCCCAGTTGGAACAAGTAGTAAATCCATGGATGCAGAAGGCAGAATTGCTAAGAAGCAGCTGCATAT ATTTGGAGACCAGAAAGTCAAACCCAAAGGAggtattttctgaaaaagaatcaTACCAAGGGATAAGTATGGAGAGAAGCACAGGGGCTGATGCAAGGACTTCTGGTTTGAAAGAAGCCCAGGGATCTACAGAGATTAAAGAGAATGCTCAGGATAGACTCTGGAAAGAAGCAACAGTTATCTGCCAGAAAAGAACTTCTATAGCCAATAGTACCCCGAAATGTATTGAATCTGGTAGACATGTTAGTCTGAAGTCAGACATTGTTATACAATCAAGACATCATAAGGAAGAGAGACCTTATATGTCTGATGCTCAGGGAAAGAGTTTTAAACAGAATTCAAAATTGATAAGACATCAGAAAGATAGCACTTATGAGAAAGCTCTTCAGTGTAATGAATGTGGTAAACTATTCAGTGATCGCTCAATTTATGCTCAACATTGTAGAGCtcataatggagaaaaaaatttggaatgtAATCAGTATGAGAAGACCTTTGGTTATGGTATACACCACCCTGAACATCAGAAAACTAATATTGGAGAGAAATCTTATGAAGATAGGAAAGGGTATAAGTGGAACTCACAACTTACCACCAAACATCATCAGAGTGTTCATGGTGGGAAGGAATATAATGTGCATGAAAGAGCCTTAATTCAGAATGCACCATTTATTCAACATCAGAGAACCCAacatggagagaaaccttatgaatgcaGTGAATGTAGAAAAACTTTTGGTAATTATTCAGCCCTAATAgtacatcagagaattcatactggagagaaaccatatgaatgcaaggaatgtgggaaagcctttaatCATAATGTCTCTCTTAGTCAACACCAGAGAatccatactggagagaaaccccaTGAATGTAATGAGTGTGGGAAGGCTTTTATTCAGATAACACACTTTATTCAACATCAGcgaattcatactggtgagaaaccttatgaatgtaatgaatgtggtaAAGCCTTCAGTCACAATTCATCCCGTATTGAACATCAGTTtattcacactggagagaagccctacgaatgcagtgaatgtgggaaagccttcagtcaCAACTCTTCTCTTATTGTCCATCAATTtattcacactggagagaaaccctatgaatgcagtgaatgtggcAAGGTCTTTAGTCAGAGCTCACATCTCTATCAACATCAGagaactcacactggagagaaaccttatacCTGTAACAactgtgggaaagcctttagtGATCGATCAGCCCTTATTCGACATCAGAGAACTCATACTGGGGAAAAACCTTACAAGTGTAGAGAATGTGGTAAAGCTTTCAGCCAGAGCTCAACTctcataaaacacacaaaaatccacactggagagaaaccttacaccTGTAAAGATTGCGGGAAAGCATTCAGCCAGAGTTCATCCCTGACGCAACATCAGAAGATTCATACTGGGGAGAAACCGTTTGATTGCCAccagtgtgggaaagccttcagtaGAAGCGCCCATCTTACTCAGCATCAGAggattcacactggagagaaaccctgtGAGTGTAATGAGTGTGGCAGAGCTTTCCGGTGTAGTTCAGCCCTCATTAGGCATCAGAGACTCCACGGGGGAGAATCACTCTGA
- the LOC608913 gene encoding zinc finger protein 883-like isoform X2 codes for MLENYRNLISLGFPFSKPDIISQLEQVVNPWMQKAELLRSSCIYLETRKSNPKEVFSEKESYQGISMERSTGADARTSGLKEAQGSTEIKENAQDRLWKEATVICQKRTSIANSTPKCIESGRHVSLKSDIVIQSRHHKEERPYMSDAQGKSFKQNSKLIRHQKDSTYEKALQCNECGKLFSDRSIYAQHCRAHNGEKNLECNQYEKTFGYGIHHPEHQKTNIGEKSYEDRKGYKWNSQLTTKHHQSVHGGKEYNVHERALIQNAPFIQHQRTQHGEKPYECSECRKTFGNYSALIVHQRIHTGEKPYECKECGKAFNHNVSLSQHQRIHTGEKPHECNECGKAFIQITHFIQHQRIHTGEKPYECNECGKAFSHNSSRIEHQFIHTGEKPYECSECGKAFSHNSSLIVHQFIHTGEKPYECSECGKVFSQSSHLYQHQRTHTGEKPYTCNNCGKAFSDRSALIRHQRTHTGEKPYKCRECGKAFSQSSTLIKHTKIHTGEKPYTCKDCGKAFSQSSSLTQHQKIHTGEKPFDCHQCGKAFSRSAHLTQHQRIHTGEKPCECNECGRAFRCSSALIRHQRLHGGESL; via the exons ATGCTGGAGAACTATAGGAACCTGATCTCCTTGG GCTTTCCATTTTCTAAACCTGATATCATCTCCCAGTTGGAACAAGTAGTAAATCCATGGATGCAGAAGGCAGAATTGCTAAGAAGCAGCTGCATAT ATTTGGAGACCAGAAAGTCAAACCCAAAGGAggtattttctgaaaaagaatcaTACCAAGGGATAAGTATGGAGAGAAGCACAGGGGCTGATGCAAGGACTTCTGGTTTGAAAGAAGCCCAGGGATCTACAGAGATTAAAGAGAATGCTCAGGATAGACTCTGGAAAGAAGCAACAGTTATCTGCCAGAAAAGAACTTCTATAGCCAATAGTACCCCGAAATGTATTGAATCTGGTAGACATGTTAGTCTGAAGTCAGACATTGTTATACAATCAAGACATCATAAGGAAGAGAGACCTTATATGTCTGATGCTCAGGGAAAGAGTTTTAAACAGAATTCAAAATTGATAAGACATCAGAAAGATAGCACTTATGAGAAAGCTCTTCAGTGTAATGAATGTGGTAAACTATTCAGTGATCGCTCAATTTATGCTCAACATTGTAGAGCtcataatggagaaaaaaatttggaatgtAATCAGTATGAGAAGACCTTTGGTTATGGTATACACCACCCTGAACATCAGAAAACTAATATTGGAGAGAAATCTTATGAAGATAGGAAAGGGTATAAGTGGAACTCACAACTTACCACCAAACATCATCAGAGTGTTCATGGTGGGAAGGAATATAATGTGCATGAAAGAGCCTTAATTCAGAATGCACCATTTATTCAACATCAGAGAACCCAacatggagagaaaccttatgaatgcaGTGAATGTAGAAAAACTTTTGGTAATTATTCAGCCCTAATAgtacatcagagaattcatactggagagaaaccatatgaatgcaaggaatgtgggaaagcctttaatCATAATGTCTCTCTTAGTCAACACCAGAGAatccatactggagagaaaccccaTGAATGTAATGAGTGTGGGAAGGCTTTTATTCAGATAACACACTTTATTCAACATCAGcgaattcatactggtgagaaaccttatgaatgtaatgaatgtggtaAAGCCTTCAGTCACAATTCATCCCGTATTGAACATCAGTTtattcacactggagagaagccctacgaatgcagtgaatgtgggaaagccttcagtcaCAACTCTTCTCTTATTGTCCATCAATTtattcacactggagagaaaccctatgaatgcagtgaatgtggcAAGGTCTTTAGTCAGAGCTCACATCTCTATCAACATCAGagaactcacactggagagaaaccttatacCTGTAACAactgtgggaaagcctttagtGATCGATCAGCCCTTATTCGACATCAGAGAACTCATACTGGGGAAAAACCTTACAAGTGTAGAGAATGTGGTAAAGCTTTCAGCCAGAGCTCAACTctcataaaacacacaaaaatccacactggagagaaaccttacaccTGTAAAGATTGCGGGAAAGCATTCAGCCAGAGTTCATCCCTGACGCAACATCAGAAGATTCATACTGGGGAGAAACCGTTTGATTGCCAccagtgtgggaaagccttcagtaGAAGCGCCCATCTTACTCAGCATCAGAggattcacactggagagaaaccctgtGAGTGTAATGAGTGTGGCAGAGCTTTCCGGTGTAGTTCAGCCCTCATTAGGCATCAGAGACTCCACGGGGGAGAATCACTCTGA